DNA sequence from the Actinomycetota bacterium genome:
TCCGGCGAGGCCATCGACGAGATCCTCGCCTCCCGGCTGGTCCCGACCACGGCCGAGCTCACCAGCGCCGCCGTCGGGATCCGGGAGTCAGCGAAGTCCCTCGAGCTCATCCAGCAGACCTTGGAGGCGAGCATGGCCCGGGTGCTGGACGACCGTGTGGCCGCGCTGGCCCGCATGGTCCGCTCGGACCACCAGGCCCTGGCCGAGCGGCTGGAGGTGGTCGAGCAGCAAGCCGCCGCCAAGGAAGCGATCCGCGCGGTCAACGAGCTCGCCGCCGCCATCCCGGCCGAGATCGGCGACGCCCTGGACAAGCGGCTGGCCATGGTGGCAGAGGTGTTTCGCCGGGAGAACCGCTCCACGGCCGACGTGGTGGTCAAGGTCGGCGGCGCGCTGGCGGACCGGATGGATCGCTCCGTGGCCAAGATCGGCGACCGGTTCGACCGCGAGGTGGAAACCGTGGTGGACCAGCTGGGCGACACCATGGCCACCGTGGCCACCGGCCTCCAGCGGACCACGGCCGGCCGCAACCGGGCTTCCTGAGAACCCGAGCGGAACCCAAACGCTGGGAACCGGGCGAGGCTCTCGCCGCTACATCGCGCCGTGCGTCATGGCACGGCGGGCGATGCGCCACCACAGCAGGGCGATGGCGGTCGCGCCGACCGCCGCGCCCGTGAGCGAGGCCACCGCGTAGCCCGTCCGGGGCATACGGACCATCCCCGCCAGGCGGTTCCTGGCCGCCCGGAGCTCCGCGATCGAGACCACCCGCCCCGGGCCGGTCCCGGCGTGGACGACCTCGAGGGTGCGCTCCAGGAACCCCGGATCCGGCTCGACCTCGACCGAGCGGAGGCCTTCCAGGGAGCTCAGCAGGCTCCGGAGGGAGGCCAGCACGGCGCTGCATCCCTGGCAGGAGGCCAGGTGGTGTTCCACGTCCCCCGCGGGCCGCGGACCCCAGTCGGCGTACTCGGGAAGGAGCTCCCGGACCTCCTCACACGTCACCGCCACGATCCGAGCCTCCCGTGATGATGTCCGCCAGGCGCCGCCGGGCCCGGTGCAGCCGCACCTTCACGGCTCCCTCCTCCACGCCCAGCTCGTCCCCGATCTCCCGGCACGACAGCCCGTAGACGTCCTTCAGGATGACCACGACCCGCTGGCCCTCGGGAAGCTCCGCCAGGGCCCGGGTCAGCTCGTCGGAGTCCACGGTTTGCTGCTCGATCTGTTCCGGCGCCGGCTGGTCGAGCTCCTCGCCCGGCACGACGTCGCCGAATCTCCCCCGGCGCCGGAGCGCGCTCACCGCGCAGTTCGCGACGATCCGATACATCCATGTCTCGAACCGAGCCTCCTCCCGGAAGCCAGCCAGCCCCCGGAAGATCCGGAGGTAGGCCTCCTGCGCGACGTCCTCGGCCTCGGCCCGGTCGCCGACCAGCCGGTACGCCACCGAGTACACCCGCCGATGGGTCTGGGCGACCAGCTCCTCGAAGGCGGCGGGATCGCCGGCCTTCGCCGAGGCCAGCAGGTCACGACCGACCATCCGACCTCCTGTAAGACGCGACTACCCGCCGGTAGGTTACGGAGCGGTAGGAAGTTCCCCGGAAGCGCGAGGGCGGGCCCGCGGCCCGCCCGACACGGCTCCGGCATTCGGGCTCGCCCTCAGGCCAGTTCCACCTCTGCGCGGCTGTTCTTGATCGGATACTCGCTCACCCCCGCGCGCTCGACCCGGACCCAGACGTCCAGCTTGGCACGTTTGGTGCCCGGGTCGAGCTCGGCGATCGTCCCACCCGCCTCGATGGTCTCGTCCATGAACACCACGGCCCGGAACTGCACGCCGATGGCCTTCAGCGCGGCGGGGTCCCCCAGCCACCGGGTCAGCCCGGTGGTGAGGTGGGCCATGGTGAACATCCCGTGGGCGATGATCCCCGGGAAGCCCACGCTGCGGGCGAAGTTGTCGTCCTGGTGCAGCGGGTTCTGGTCCCCGGACGCGTCGGCGTAGGCCTTCACATCCTCCCGTTTCACCACCTTGGCGTGCACGGGGATCTCGTCCCCCACCTTCACGTCGTCGAAGCGCACGGTCGCCGCCATCTAGCCGCCCCCCGTGCCCCGGGAGATGATGGTCGAGCGCATGACCACGACCACGTCACCCGACGCGTCCCTGATCTCGGACTCGGTGACCAGGAACTCGTTGCTCTTCTTCGCGTAGATGTCGGCGATCCGGGGCGTCGCCGTCAGCACGTCGCCCACCACGACGGGCCGCCGGAGCTCGAACTCCTGCTCCCCGTGCACCACCCGCGAGTAGTCGAGGCCGAGCTCGGGGTCCAGCACCACCTGGCCGCTGGTCTGGAGCTGCATCGTGGTCGGGAACGTGGGCGGCGCCACCTGCTCGGGGAACCCGGCGGCCTTCGCCGCCTCGGCGTCGCGGTAGATCAGGTTGTCGTCCCCGATGGCGTCGGCGAACTGCACCACGCGGTCCCGCTCCACGGGGAAGCTGATCTCGCCGTACTCCTTGCCCTTCAGCGACTGGTTCAGCGGCATGGCGGCTTCACGTTCCCCTTCAC
Encoded proteins:
- a CDS encoding MaoC family dehydratase N-terminal domain-containing protein, with the protein product MAATVRFDDVKVGDEIPVHAKVVKREDVKAYADASGDQNPLHQDDNFARSVGFPGIIAHGMFTMAHLTTGLTRWLGDPAALKAIGVQFRAVVFMDETIEAGGTIAELDPGTKRAKLDVWVRVERAGVSEYPIKNSRAEVELA
- a CDS encoding zf-HC2 domain-containing protein, with protein sequence MAVTCEEVRELLPEYADWGPRPAGDVEHHLASCQGCSAVLASLRSLLSSLEGLRSVEVEPDPGFLERTLEVVHAGTGPGRVVSIAELRAARNRLAGMVRMPRTGYAVASLTGAAVGATAIALLWWRIARRAMTHGAM
- a CDS encoding RNA polymerase sigma factor, with the translated sequence MVGRDLLASAKAGDPAAFEELVAQTHRRVYSVAYRLVGDRAEAEDVAQEAYLRIFRGLAGFREEARFETWMYRIVANCAVSALRRRGRFGDVVPGEELDQPAPEQIEQQTVDSDELTRALAELPEGQRVVVILKDVYGLSCREIGDELGVEEGAVKVRLHRARRRLADIITGGSDRGGDV
- a CDS encoding MaoC family dehydratase N-terminal domain-containing protein, which produces MPLNQSLKGKEYGEISFPVERDRVVQFADAIGDDNLIYRDAEAAKAAGFPEQVAPPTFPTTMQLQTSGQVVLDPELGLDYSRVVHGEQEFELRRPVVVGDVLTATPRIADIYAKKSNEFLVTESEIRDASGDVVVVMRSTIISRGTGGG